In Candidatus Thorarchaeota archaeon, the DNA window GGCATTACCGGAAACCGAGATGCAGCATTTGAGTTCTTTGATGCTCTAGGAATACCCATGAAGGTAAACGACAGGTGGCGGAGATGGGTGAATCTCAACACCGAAGAGAAACAGGTGATTATTCAACACCTGATGAGTCTTATTCTTCAGTCTTACGACGATTCCCGCAAAGCTCAAGGAATAGTAGGTGATGTCATAACCTTGTTGAATAGACCAGAAAGATCCGAACTCAGAAGCGCTAAGGAGTTCTCTACATTGTTGAACGCCTGTGGGCGCAATAGAAGGGCAGAGGTTGGAGTCAAAATCTGCTTAGGTAACCAAGCCGCATATGAAGAAGGAAAATTCTTGCTAAGAGAGCATAGGCGAAACCTGGCAACTTCCCTGCGGAGAATTGAGACTCACGGTTTCGATGAAAGAGAGGGGATGTATCTGGTACATGACTCCGAAATTCAAGATACCATTATTGGAATTGTAATTGGGATGGCGCAGGCATCCCGAATCGTACCGGAAGACAAGCCGGTTATTGGTGTCACCACTAATACTTCTGAAAAAAGCAGCCTCGCAAAATTGTCAGGGCGAACTCGTAGGAGATTGGTAAACCGGGGCATCAATCTGAAAGAGACATTTGTTCGTTGTGGCAAAAGTCTCAACAGGAAGTACAACGCACTTGTTGTTGAAGCTGGAGGTCATCCAATGGCAGCTGGCGCC includes these proteins:
- a CDS encoding DHH family phosphoesterase; amino-acid sequence: GITGNRDAAFEFFDALGIPMKVNDRWRRWVNLNTEEKQVIIQHLMSLILQSYDDSRKAQGIVGDVITLLNRPERSELRSAKEFSTLLNACGRNRRAEVGVKICLGNQAAYEEGKFLLREHRRNLATSLRRIETHGFDEREGMYLVHDSEIQDTIIGIVIGMAQASRIVPEDKPVIGVTTNTSEKSSLAKLSGRTRRRLVNRGINLKETFVRCGKSLNRKYNALVVEAGGHPMAAGAFVQPEKLEEYLDLVSNDLSNGLG